A genomic stretch from Deltaproteobacteria bacterium includes:
- a CDS encoding DUF3343 domain-containing protein, giving the protein MLFEKVEEAIKAEKVLKGADYVVKLVAPPPTLRKGCDLAVEINLVEQMGIERLFRQKDVAYLEVVPLKGGGELLEIVKITNFKEATMVKAGNMKVTFDRDTGIILNASGGGCPDIPYLHAQLIDKKLTDAPRPKEIGFTLCALMMDRAFEECLLLWRKGGG; this is encoded by the coding sequence TTGCTGTTTGAAAAGGTGGAGGAGGCCATAAAGGCGGAAAAGGTGCTTAAAGGAGCGGATTACGTGGTTAAGCTAGTTGCCCCACCTCCCACCTTAAGAAAGGGATGTGATTTAGCAGTAGAGATAAATCTTGTAGAACAGATGGGGATAGAGAGGTTATTTAGACAAAAAGATGTAGCCTATCTCGAGGTCGTTCCCCTAAAGGGGGGTGGGGAGCTTTTGGAGATTGTTAAGATCACAAATTTCAAAGAAGCAACCATGGTTAAGGCAGGCAACATGAAGGTTACTTTTGACAGGGATACGGGGATTATCTTAAATGCCTCTGGAGGAGGCTGCCCAGATATCCCCTATCTTCATGCCCAACTGATCGACAAAAAGCTTACCGATGCACCCAGGCCTAAGGAGATCGGCTTTACCTTATGTGCCCTGATGATGGATCGGGCCTTTGAAGAATGCCTGCTGCTCTGGAGGAAAGGAGGAGGTTAA